GGCCAGCGCCCACGCCTGAGCCCTGGCCCGGGCCTCAACCGGTGTGCGCCTCCTCCGGGAGGACGCCGCCGCCGCCCTGGGCCGCCACCCGCGCGTCCCGGGGCAGCACCACCGTGAACGTCGTCCCCTCCTCCTCCGTGGAGCGCACCGTCACCTGGCCGCCGTGGGCCTCGACAAGCTCGCGGACGATGAAGAGCCCCAGCCCCAGCCCGCTGCCCCGCCCGCTCCGCGTCACGCCCCCCTGACGGAAGGGGTCGAAGAGCGTGGCCAGCAGGTGGCCCGGAATGGGCGTGCCCGGGTTGGAGATCTCCAGCAGCTGCCGGTCGGCGTCGTCGCGGCAGCGCACGAAGACGGGCCCCTCGCGCTCGCCGTGCTCCAGCGCGTTGCCCACCAGGTTGCTCACCACCTGGGCCAGCCGCTCTGGATCCCAGATGCCCTCGCCCCCGCCCTCGGCCTGGACGAGGATGTCACGCCCCGGGTGCGCCACCGTCAGCTCCTCCACCACCTGCCGGCACACCGCGGGCAGGCTCGTGGGTGACAGGTGCAGCGGGATGCCCCCGGACAGCCGCGCCCGCGTCAGATCGAGGATGTCGGAGATCATGTTCCCCATGCGCGCCGCGCTCGTTTCAATCCGCTGCGCCAGTTGCTGCTGCATGGGGGAGATGGCGCCGCGCCGCCGCAGCTGCCGCGCCGACAGCATGATGGCGTTGAGCGGGTTGCGCAGGTCGTGCCCGAGAATCCCGATGAAGCGCTCGCGGAACTGCGCCTCCTCCTGCATCCGCTCCACCGCGCGCTTGCGCTCGGTGATGTCCATCATCGAGCCGATCATCCGCAGCGTGTGCCCCTGGGCGTCCCGGGTCACCAGCCCCCGGTCCAGCACGTGCACGTACGTGCCGTCCTTGCGGCGGAAGCGGTACTCGGCCATCCACGACTCCCCGCCCGAGCTCAGCACGTGCTCGAGGCTGCGCAGCACCAGGTCCCGGTCATCGGGGTGGAGCTGCTGCTCCCACCACGAGATGCCGCCCATCTCCTCGGACGCGTAGCCGAGCACCGCGCGGCAGGACTCCCCCCAGTGGATGTGCTCGCCGGCGGGGTTCCAGTCCCAGACCACGTCATTGGTGGCCCAGGAGACCAGCCGGAAGCGCTCCTCGGCCTCGCGCAGCGCGGCCTGCGACTGCTCGCGCTCGGTGCAGTCCATCACCACGCCGAGCATCCGCGTGGGCCGGCCCTCGTCCCGGAAGGACTGCCCCACCACCTCGTAGCAACGCAGGGTGCCGTCCGGCCAGGGGGCGCGGAACTGGAAGGTGTAGGGGCCCTCCGCGCACAGCCCCTGAAGGAAGGCCTCGGCCACGCGCGTGCGCTCGCCGGGAAGCACCCGCTCCAGGAAGGTCTCCATGGTGTCGCCCAGCCCTCCGGGCGGATGGCCGAAGAAGGCCTCCGCGTTGGGGGACCAGTGGAGGGTGAGCCGGGCCTCCGACCACTCCCACGTCACCATCCGCGCCGTCTCCAGCGCCAGCCGCAGGTGCTCCTCCCGGGCCCGCGCGGCCCGCTCCTTCTCCAGCTCCTCGCGCAGCGCGTGCCGCTGCTCGGAGACCTCGGTGATGTCGGAGAGCCACAGTGAGAACCCATCCCCGCGCCGCAGCGCCCGGGCCCGGTAGCAGCGCGCCACCCCGTCCAGGCGGCCGTGCACCTCGAAGGACAGCGGGGTGCCCGTGGCCAGCACCCCGCCCAGGGCGCTCCGCTCCGGCAGGCCGCGCAGCACACCGCCCCAGGTGGACAGGGAGGGGCCCAGGCACAGGCCTTTCACCAGCGCCTCGGCGGCCGGATTGAGCGCCGTCCACTGGAAGTCGAGCAGCGCACCGGCTTCGTCCCGCACGGCCAGGAAGAGGATGCACGCATCCGGGCACTCGGCATGTAACTGCCAGGCGAGCTCGGGCCCTGGCACCCAGGATGAAGACATGAATCCCCCCCACCTCACCTCCACCCGGGGTTGGGAAGGCGCTGGGAGAGCCCGGGGGGAAGATGCGGAAAAGCAGTATGCCATGATCAACCCGGTGTCGACCATGACCTGGCGTTCATTGTCCGGGAGGAGGCTTCCGCGGGCTCGCGGGACGTCTCCCGGGCGGGATGGTGGGGACCGGAGCGGACGCACACGGACAGACGGAGCGAGAGCGCCGGGGCCCTGGCCCGCCACGTGCTCCTCCCGGCGCCGCCCGCCATGCCCGGACCTCATGACCTCTTCGTTCGTTACACCTTCGGTCAGCCCGAGCGGGCCGCGGCCGAGCTACGCGCCGCGCTGCCGCCTCGAGTCGTCTCCCAGGTGGACTGGTCCACGCTGCGGCGGGAGTCCGGCTCCGTGGTGGACCCGGAACTGCGGGAGACCCAGAGCGATCTGCTCTTCTCGGCCCGACTGAGCCATGGGCACCCGCTGTTGTTCTACGTGCTGATGGAGCACCAGTCCTCCGTGGATCCGTGGATGGCGCTGCGCATGCTGCGCTACGTGGTGCGCCAGCTCGAGCACTGGCGCAAGGCGAACCCGGACAGTGAGAAGCTGCCCGTGGTGGTGCCACTCGTCATGTACCACGGGCCGGAGGGCACCTGGTCCGCGCCCCGGCGGGTGGAGGAGCTCTTCGCTCTCCCAGACGAGGCGGGCGAGCAGGAGGATTGGCGCGCGCTCATGCCGCGCTTCGAGTACCTGCTGGATGACCTGACGGCCGAGCGGGCCGAGGCGTTGATGGCACGTCCCGGCCCGCCGCTGGCCCGGCTGGCGTGGCTCGTGCTGCGCTACGGGCGCACTGGGGAGTTGGCAGACCGTCTCCCAGAGTGGACGACCTTGTTGGCGCAAGTGCATGCCGCCCCCGATGGCACCGAGAATCTCCGGGTGGCCATCCGTTACCTCATCTGGATCGGGGACAAGCGCAGCCGCCAGGCCACGGAGCAGGTGTTACATTCCGTGATGGATGCGCGGCAAGCGGAGGAGCTGATGCGAAGCTATGGCGAGCAACTCGTTGAGCGGGGACTGAAGAGGGGGCGCGCCCAGGACGTGGTACGGATTCTCGCCGCGCGGGGCATCCATCTCGACGAGCAGTCCCGGCAGCGCATCCTGGCGTGCAGGGACCTGGAACTCCTCGACCGGTGGTTCGATCGTGCCTTGAACGCCACCCGTCTCGGTGACGTGCTGGATCAGTAGCGGCCCTTGAGGCCGAGGATGGGCAGCACGATGGGCACGCCCGTCGGGCGCTTCTCCAGGGGAAAGCCAACGCCCCCCGCGTAGTCGAAGGCCACCACCTCCTGGCTGATGGTGACGTTGAGCATGTCCAGGTAGGCCTCGAGCGTGAAGGTGTCGTAGGCCCACGCCTTGGACAGGCGCACATCGAAACGGAAGAAGGGCGGCAGCCGGTCCACCTTGTCCCTGTCCACCCGGACCCAGCGTGGCTGGCCGAGGACGTCCGTTCCCTGCGTCATCGTGCGGCTGGTGAGATTGCCGGACTCGGGACGGCCGGTGTTGAAGTGCAGCACCCCGCCCACCGTGAAGTTGTTGGCGAACTTGTAGCTGAGCACCAGGTTGGCCACGTGCGTCTGGTCGAAGACGTAGGGCAGGTCCGCCTCGTCCTGGCCCACCGGCACGTCCTGGTCGTTGAAGCGGGTGAAGCGCACGCGCCGCGTGCTGCGCTGCAGCGAGTAGGACAGCCAGCCGAACCAATTGCCTCCCAGCGGCCGGCGGATGAGCAACTCCAACCCGTACGACAGGCCCCGGCTGCTCACGTCCGGCACCTCGATGTCGGGCACGGGAATCTGCGCCTGCCCCATGCCCCCCACCACGCGCCGGCCACCGGGCCCGGGCCTGGGCACGGGGTCCCTCGGATCTCCAATCCCATCCGGCACGTCCGGCGTCTCGATGGGCGCCTCCTCGTTGCCGAAGGGCGTCAGCTCCACCGTGCGCAGCATCGGGTTGACGTACCCGTCCAGGCTCACGTCGAAGCCCCACAGGTTCTTGTACTCCACGCCCGCCGACACCTGCAGCGCCTGCTGCAGCCCCTGGTCCAACGCCGCGATGTCCACGACGGGCAGGCTGATGAGCGTGGTGGGCGCCTGGTGATACAGGCCCACGCCGCCCTTGAGCGTGAGCTGCTCACCGAACCTCCGGCGCGCGGTGAGGCGCGGCTCCACCGCGACATGGTTGATGCCGCCGGCCAGGTGGTAGTTGTCCACGCGCAGGCCGGGCACCACCGTCCACGGCGAGTCCTTCTCCTCCCACTGCAGCTCCGCCCACAGGCCGCTGAAGGTCGCGATGGCCAACGGCAGCTCCAGGCTCAGCTCCTGCGTCGGACCGCCCGTGGGAGGAACGGTGCGCTGCAGGAGGGAGACGATCGCGCGCTTGTGGTCCACATCCAGGCCGCTGCGCAGCGAGAAGGCCTCGCCGAACCTGCGCTGGTAGCCCAGGCGCGCGGTGAGGTTGCGCTGGTCGATGTCGATGGTGGTGCCGCCGGAGGAGGCGCTCTCACTGCCGATGGCGAAGCGGTCCAACCCCAGGGTGACACCGCCCTCCAGCTCGCCGCCGCCCACCGGGTGGCGGTAGCGCAGGTCCACCCGGTGGAAGAGCACGGACTGCAGCGCGGTGGTGCCGTCGTCGCTCGTCGCCTGGGTGCCGAAGGTGTCCGAGGAGCCGAAGGCGAAGAGGCGCAACCGGCCCGGCCCCACCTCCTGCTCGACGCGCGCCTGGTAGTCGTAGAAGTCCAGCACCAGCTTCGAGTCGTTGGCGCCGGGCGGCTGCAGCGCGTTGGCCGCCACGGCAATCAGCCACGGCGTGTACGAGATGCGCCCGGCCACCGAGACGTTGGTGCCGGTGGACTGGAAGGGGTACTCGAGGAAGAGGCCCGCGTTGATGAGGTCCGCGTAGGCGCTGCCGTGGAGCCGGTCATCGCGAGGCCGCGTCAGCCGCCCCTCCACCGCGCCGCCGGTGAGCCGTCCGTACTGGGTGGACGGGTTGCCCGGGAAGAAGTCGATGGAGTCGATGAAGTCCGGGTGGATGACGGCCGGCCCGAGGAAGAGGTGGAAGAGGATGGGGACGCGGATGCCGTCGAGGAAGTAGCCCGTGGCGGCCGGCTGGCTGCCGCGCACCACCGGGTACGAGATGCCCGAGAGCATGCTGCCCACGCCAGGCATCAGCATCATCACCCGGAAGGGGTCTCCCATGGTGCCCGGAATCTCCCGCAGCTCGGCGTCCTGCAGCGTGACGCGGGACACCTCGGTGCGCTCGCGGTCTCCGCGCACCACCGTCTCGTAGGGGTTCACCACCAACGGCTCCAGGCCGTACACCACCTCGAGCGTCTCGCCCTGGCGCACCTCCTCGAGGAAGAAGCCGGGTTTGTGGCCGGAGGCGTTGATGCGCACCGTCTGCCTGCCCGGGGGCAGACGCGCCTCGAAGCGTCCGTCCGGCCCCGTCTCCACGGGCAGGTCCGGCGCGGCATTCGACACGAGCACGGCGCCCACCAGCGGCTTGCGGTTGCCCTTGGCCCGAATCAACCCCCGCAGCGTGACGGGGGCCTGGGGCGTACCGGCCTCGGCCACCGGCTGGGGAGCCTCGAAGCGGTACTCGAAGTGCAGACGCACCGGCACCGGCGCCCCGTCCACCTTCGCGGGAGCGAAGCGCAGTCCGGGCGCGGCGTGCAGGGCGGCCTCGTCCAGCAGCGGGTGCAGGCCCTGGAGGAGCCGGACCTCGGCCACCGCGCCCTCCTCGTCCACCAGCAGCTCCAGCCGCACCGTGCCCGCCACCGGCTCGGCGACGAGGGCCTCGGGGTAGCGCGCGGGCGCGTCCGCCACCAGCGTGGGCGCCTCGAAGCCCGGCTGCGTGCCCCCGTCCGTCCCCTGCAACGCGAAGCCGTCCTCGCCGCGCCGCACGTCCAGCTCGGTGGGCACCAGGCCCGCGTCGGGAGTGGCCAGGGGCGCGTCCGGGAGGCTCGGCAGGCCGGGCGGCGTGGTGGGCGCCTGCGCCCGGGCCGGCACGAGGGGAAGCAGGCCCGCCAGCAGCACCAGGACCAGGGCCGCACGGGCCTTCCACACCGCGTTCAGACGCCGCTGCTCGTTCGCCATGTCCACCCGTCCGTGCAGGGAAGGAGCCCATGACGCCAGCCCGTCCGGGGGGAAGACAAGCCCTGACGGCCACGGAGGGGCCCGCCTGCCCGCCAGCGCTTAACGCTTCTGCAACGCCGCGGCAACGAGGCCGATCAACTTGAGTTGCGAAGCGTCCAGCTTGCGCAGCGTGCGCATGAGGCGGCGCAGCTCCGGCACCTCCTCGTACTCGGGCGGGGAGGACTCGGCCACCCAGGTGGCGACCTCGCCCGTGTTGAGGCCCAGGAAGGTGTCCGAGGGCGTCCGCAGCGCGATGCACAACCGCCGCAGCGAGGGCACGCTGGGCAACATCCGCCCTCGCTCCAAGCGCCCGTACACCTCCGTCGCCAGCCCCACCCGCTCCGCCACATCGGCCTGCGTCAGCCCCGAGCGTACCCGCGCCTCGCGCGCGATCTCACCCACGTTCGCTGCCAGCTTGCCCGTCGACGGTTGTCCCATGGTGGTTTTCTGACTCTCGCGCAGACGACCCATCAGGCCGTCTGCTTAGAGCCGGAGAGGCCGCCCGCGACAGGACAGGATGGGTAGTCGCGAAAACCTGGGACCCTAATAGTGCTCGCAGGAACGCGAGGTTGGCACCTCGCGCTTCATGGCTCCCCCGGCGCATGGCTCCAGAGGTGAACCGAACGCCACAGGTCGTCTCGCGCGCTGGAGCCGACAGGTGACGGGATGACCATTCACATCCTGTCCGGGACATGGGACCTGGTTTTCATCTTCCCCGAGGACCCCGGATGTCCCACGCCGAACGATTCGGGCCCAACCCGCCACGCCGGGCGGTTTTCCGGGCCCCGGCAGGTGCGCCATCGGTCCAGGAGCCAACCCTGGCGCACCCGGACGCAAGCGTCTTTCCGGCCCCCATGGTGGGCTCATGCTATGGCCCGTGCCCAAGAAGGAAGACCAGGAGGACAATGAGCGAAGTGCGCAACCGCGTCCTCGTCGTGGAGGACCATGCGGACAGCCGGGAGTTGCTCGCCGAGTTCCTCGAGGCGCTCGGCTACGAGGTGGACGTGGCCGAGCACGGTCAGCAGGCGCTCGAGCGGCTGCGGGGTGCGCCCCGGCCCGCGGTGATGGTGTTGGATTTGATGATGCCGGTGATGAGCGGCTGGGAGCTGATGCGCTACGTGCGCGAGGACCCGGCGCTGCGCTCGCTGCCGGTGGTGGTGGTGTCCGGCGCGGCGGATGCCCACCCGCTGCCCGAGGGCATCCTCGGCGCCGTGAACAAGCCGGTGGACCTGGACGTGCTGCGCCACTTCCTGCGTGAGGCGACGCGGCGCTGTTAGCCGGGCGCGCCTGCCAGGTCGAGCATCTCCACCTGCTGCCGCTGCCGGTCCCACCGGTAGCTCACCTGGAAGCCGGAGGGCAGGCGCAACACCCCCACCTCCAGCCCACTGCGGGGGGGCGGCTGGGAGCCGGAGAGCCGCTGGGACAGCTCGCGCAGGACGCGCCCCCTCACGGTCGCGGAACAGCCCGACAGAAGGCGCGCCACCTGCTGCGACAGTGTGAACTGGAGGGCCATGCCCCTACGCTGGGCATAAGAACCTCAGACGGCAAGAAACGCCTCGGGCGCAGTGCCCCCGCGAGCCGGAAATCTGTCACCTGGTGGGCACGCGCGTGTGGGGGGACCGGCGTGCATCCGCTCAGCGCAGCACCACCCGCCGTACCTCGCCCCGCGTCAGGTCCACCCGGGCCAACCGGCCCGCGGTGTCGAAGAGCAGCAGCTCCGTGTCCAGGAAGCGCGCCGATACCGACGCGTCCCCCTCGAAGAGGAAGCGTGCGCGCACCGTGCCCTCCCTTCGCTCGAGCAGCCACACCCGATCGCCCACCGGCGTGGGCTCCACCGCCACCATGGACGGCCCACCGAGCACCAGTCCCATCAACGCCGTCCAGGGCAGCAGCGGCGGCCGCACCGGAGGCGCCTTGTGGCCGTCCATCCACCGGATTTCATCCTCGTCGAGCGCCACCAGTTCCCCATCCGCCCTGAGCGAGAGGTGACGCAGGGACTCCAGCTTGCGAGGCATCACCTGGCGCGAGCGCAACGTGGGGTCCGGCAACGAGTAGGTCCAGCGCTCGAGCTCTCCCGCGGCGTTGAAGGTGACGAAGCTCAGCTCGGCCGCGCCCACCGCCACCTCCAGCACCCGCCCGCCCACCTGCGACACCCGCCACAGCGCCCGCGGCTCGGCGGCGAGCGCATCCACCGCCATCACCGTGTCCGCCGCGGCGAAGAACCACAGGTTTCCGTCGTACACAGGGGCGAAGGCGTCCACGCGCGTGTCGCACCAGGGCTCGGCCCGACGCTGGGAGAGGTCCAGCCGGGAGAGGCGCTTCAGCTCCCCGCGCGGCGCGAGCGCCAGTGCCCGGTCCTCATGCACCGAGAGCACCAGCGAGAAGGCGGGCACGTCGAAGTGCGCCACGCACCGGCCATCGCTCGTGACGAGCCGCGCCCCCGCCTCGCCGAGCGCCACCAGCAGCCTGCCTCCGGACAGGGGCACCGCGTCGTGGATGGGCCAGGGGCCGCCCTCCGCCACGCCGAAGACGTGGGGCGCCGCATCCGCCGGGAAGCCCCCGCGCTCGGGCAATGGCGGCAACGGGGGCAGGTCTGCCCGCAGCGCCGTGTCTCCCGTCAGCAGCACCAGGCGCTCCAGCTCGCGGGGCTTGAGGGGCAGGTGGCCCGCCGCCCGGTCCCGCAGCAGGGCGCGCACGGCGGGACGCAGCAGCACCAGGCCCGGCTCCGCCACCTTCTTCTCCCGCTCCACCTCGCGTGCCAGCGCCTCGGTGAAGGCCTGGCGTGCCGGAGCGCCCTCGGCGTCCTCCGACTCGAGCAGCGCGAGCGCCCGCGTCCGCACCCTGTCGAAGCGCTCGGGAAGCACCGACAGCATGCGCGCCAGCAGCCGCGCTCCCGAGACACCACCCGCCTCCACGCCCCGCTCGAGCCACGCGTGGGTGAGCCGCCGCGCGTCCTCCACCGGCCACACCACGTCCACCGCGTGCGCGTAGTCTCCCGACTGCGCGAGCACCTCGCCCCAGAGCACCCGCAGCACACGGGCCTCGGCCGGGTGCGAGCGCTCCAGCCGCAGCACAGCGTCCGCGAAGGCTCCCGTGCGCCGGGCGAGGTCCACCGCGCGCGCCACGTCCTTGGCCAGCAACCATTGCCGCACCACCAGCCCCGGTGCCAGCTTGCGCCCCTCGGCCAGCTCCGCCGCCAGCCGGAGGCGGCCGTGCTTCTCCAGGAAGGAGACGGCCTCCGCGTCCTCGTGCAGCAACTCGGCGAGGACGAAGGCGGCCTCCTCGATGCGGCCCTCGCGCTCCAGCTTCCGGAAGGCCTCGCGGTAGCGCTCGCGCAGCGCATCGTAGACCTGCGCGCCGCCGCCGAAGATGCTGGCCGCTCCACCCTGACGCGGCTGGATGGCGAGCCGCTCCCGGGGGCCCGGCAGCCCGAGCGACACCCGCGCGTGCTCCGTCGGTGCACCCTTGTCCAACGGGATGGCGTAACGGAGCGCCTCCTCGA
The sequence above is drawn from the Archangium gephyra genome and encodes:
- a CDS encoding sensor histidine kinase, with translation MSSSWVPGPELAWQLHAECPDACILFLAVRDEAGALLDFQWTALNPAAEALVKGLCLGPSLSTWGGVLRGLPERSALGGVLATGTPLSFEVHGRLDGVARCYRARALRRGDGFSLWLSDITEVSEQRHALREELEKERAARAREEHLRLALETARMVTWEWSEARLTLHWSPNAEAFFGHPPGGLGDTMETFLERVLPGERTRVAEAFLQGLCAEGPYTFQFRAPWPDGTLRCYEVVGQSFRDEGRPTRMLGVVMDCTEREQSQAALREAEERFRLVSWATNDVVWDWNPAGEHIHWGESCRAVLGYASEEMGGISWWEQQLHPDDRDLVLRSLEHVLSSGGESWMAEYRFRRKDGTYVHVLDRGLVTRDAQGHTLRMIGSMMDITERKRAVERMQEEAQFRERFIGILGHDLRNPLNAIMLSARQLRRRGAISPMQQQLAQRIETSAARMGNMISDILDLTRARLSGGIPLHLSPTSLPAVCRQVVEELTVAHPGRDILVQAEGGGEGIWDPERLAQVVSNLVGNALEHGEREGPVFVRCRDDADRQLLEISNPGTPIPGHLLATLFDPFRQGGVTRSGRGSGLGLGLFIVRELVEAHGGQVTVRSTEEEGTTFTVVLPRDARVAAQGGGGVLPEEAHTG
- a CDS encoding Rpn family recombination-promoting nuclease/putative transposase — translated: MPGPHDLFVRYTFGQPERAAAELRAALPPRVVSQVDWSTLRRESGSVVDPELRETQSDLLFSARLSHGHPLLFYVLMEHQSSVDPWMALRMLRYVVRQLEHWRKANPDSEKLPVVVPLVMYHGPEGTWSAPRRVEELFALPDEAGEQEDWRALMPRFEYLLDDLTAERAEALMARPGPPLARLAWLVLRYGRTGELADRLPEWTTLLAQVHAAPDGTENLRVAIRYLIWIGDKRSRQATEQVLHSVMDARQAEELMRSYGEQLVERGLKRGRAQDVVRILAARGIHLDEQSRQRILACRDLELLDRWFDRALNATRLGDVLDQ
- a CDS encoding TonB family protein, translating into MANEQRRLNAVWKARAALVLVLLAGLLPLVPARAQAPTTPPGLPSLPDAPLATPDAGLVPTELDVRRGEDGFALQGTDGGTQPGFEAPTLVADAPARYPEALVAEPVAGTVRLELLVDEEGAVAEVRLLQGLHPLLDEAALHAAPGLRFAPAKVDGAPVPVRLHFEYRFEAPQPVAEAGTPQAPVTLRGLIRAKGNRKPLVGAVLVSNAAPDLPVETGPDGRFEARLPPGRQTVRINASGHKPGFFLEEVRQGETLEVVYGLEPLVVNPYETVVRGDRERTEVSRVTLQDAELREIPGTMGDPFRVMMLMPGVGSMLSGISYPVVRGSQPAATGYFLDGIRVPILFHLFLGPAVIHPDFIDSIDFFPGNPSTQYGRLTGGAVEGRLTRPRDDRLHGSAYADLINAGLFLEYPFQSTGTNVSVAGRISYTPWLIAVAANALQPPGANDSKLVLDFYDYQARVEQEVGPGRLRLFAFGSSDTFGTQATSDDGTTALQSVLFHRVDLRYRHPVGGGELEGGVTLGLDRFAIGSESASSGGTTIDIDQRNLTARLGYQRRFGEAFSLRSGLDVDHKRAIVSLLQRTVPPTGGPTQELSLELPLAIATFSGLWAELQWEEKDSPWTVVPGLRVDNYHLAGGINHVAVEPRLTARRRFGEQLTLKGGVGLYHQAPTTLISLPVVDIAALDQGLQQALQVSAGVEYKNLWGFDVSLDGYVNPMLRTVELTPFGNEEAPIETPDVPDGIGDPRDPVPRPGPGGRRVVGGMGQAQIPVPDIEVPDVSSRGLSYGLELLIRRPLGGNWFGWLSYSLQRSTRRVRFTRFNDQDVPVGQDEADLPYVFDQTHVANLVLSYKFANNFTVGGVLHFNTGRPESGNLTSRTMTQGTDVLGQPRWVRVDRDKVDRLPPFFRFDVRLSKAWAYDTFTLEAYLDMLNVTISQEVVAFDYAGGVGFPLEKRPTGVPIVLPILGLKGRY
- a CDS encoding helix-turn-helix domain-containing protein, with protein sequence MGQPSTGKLAANVGEIAREARVRSGLTQADVAERVGLATEVYGRLERGRMLPSVPSLRRLCIALRTPSDTFLGLNTGEVATWVAESSPPEYEEVPELRRLMRTLRKLDASQLKLIGLVAAALQKR
- a CDS encoding response regulator; translated protein: MSEVRNRVLVVEDHADSRELLAEFLEALGYEVDVAEHGQQALERLRGAPRPAVMVLDLMMPVMSGWELMRYVREDPALRSLPVVVVSGAADAHPLPEGILGAVNKPVDLDVLRHFLREATRRC
- a CDS encoding bpX6 domain-containing protein; the protein is MRTARAPRPRVQVHRGSVEAVALWFDPVLPGEAEARRRVLSAWTPGAGVYALEGGFLLRLPAPCRMECATAPGLPFTLEDGVLLSAPLSPSERERLAPTTGSAVLVRAGTARVYPLEPSRRVDVSAWLDVSHWAVVPMEGLGAPPPPVATTLVPVEAPSRARFGVGPPAPEAEAMRARLEGRPVPQPPRAPGLLERLRAWWRAVPQRPGTATVNARPAARATLLDRLKAWWNEREGAGTGKAPPTPPPPPQGPGLFSRLAEWLATSTPLGPLLGQRKAEYVRRLFDLFEQGNLEEALRYAIPLDKGAPTEHARVSLGLPGPRERLAIQPRQGGAASIFGGGAQVYDALRERYREAFRKLEREGRIEEAAFVLAELLHEDAEAVSFLEKHGRLRLAAELAEGRKLAPGLVVRQWLLAKDVARAVDLARRTGAFADAVLRLERSHPAEARVLRVLWGEVLAQSGDYAHAVDVVWPVEDARRLTHAWLERGVEAGGVSGARLLARMLSVLPERFDRVRTRALALLESEDAEGAPARQAFTEALAREVEREKKVAEPGLVLLRPAVRALLRDRAAGHLPLKPRELERLVLLTGDTALRADLPPLPPLPERGGFPADAAPHVFGVAEGGPWPIHDAVPLSGGRLLVALGEAGARLVTSDGRCVAHFDVPAFSLVLSVHEDRALALAPRGELKRLSRLDLSQRRAEPWCDTRVDAFAPVYDGNLWFFAAADTVMAVDALAAEPRALWRVSQVGGRVLEVAVGAAELSFVTFNAAGELERWTYSLPDPTLRSRQVMPRKLESLRHLSLRADGELVALDEDEIRWMDGHKAPPVRPPLLPWTALMGLVLGGPSMVAVEPTPVGDRVWLLERREGTVRARFLFEGDASVSARFLDTELLLFDTAGRLARVDLTRGEVRRVVLR